The following proteins are co-located in the Blattabacterium sp. (Blatta orientalis) str. Tarazona genome:
- the ftsZ gene encoding cell division protein FtsZ: MKKENFIMQKKENVPFGFSKNRSAAIKVIGVGGGGSNALSYMFEQGITGVDFIACNTDAQALNNNPVPVKIQLGASITEGLGAGADPEIGEKAALESLEEIKSILDSNTKMTFITAGMGGGTGTGAAPIIAGISKEKGILTVGIVTIPFHFEGKMRLQQAQKGIEALRKNVDSLIVINNDKLRELYGNLGFKAGFAKADEVLTTAAKGIAEVITHHYKQNIDLRDTRTVLKESGTAVMGSAISVGENRAKDAVGQALDSPLLNDNKITGAKNVLLLIVSGRIEITIDEIGIISDYIQAEAGNNANIIMGIGEDESLEESISVTIVATGFPTEVQRAINHEEKKIFHRLEEPYKQKLTKIEGIHSYSRRIGPISSKEKAYKSSLRRTTSPKGNLSFNHQRKNVFNQSINHTTNTTVEKKYLLEDNFDLPISSEEKVLKENMKRAHMLKKENNQNEDLNNYEA; the protein is encoded by the coding sequence ATGAAAAAAGAAAATTTTATAATGCAAAAAAAAGAGAACGTTCCATTTGGATTTTCTAAAAATCGTTCAGCTGCTATAAAAGTTATCGGTGTAGGAGGTGGTGGAAGTAATGCTTTAAGTTATATGTTTGAACAAGGGATTACGGGAGTAGACTTTATAGCGTGTAATACAGATGCACAAGCCTTAAATAATAATCCAGTTCCAGTAAAAATTCAATTAGGAGCTTCTATTACAGAAGGATTAGGTGCTGGAGCAGATCCAGAAATAGGAGAAAAAGCGGCCTTAGAAAGTCTAGAAGAAATTAAAAGTATTTTAGATTCTAATACAAAAATGACCTTTATTACGGCAGGCATGGGAGGAGGAACGGGAACAGGAGCCGCTCCAATTATTGCAGGTATTTCTAAAGAAAAAGGAATTCTTACTGTAGGAATTGTCACTATCCCATTTCATTTTGAAGGAAAAATGAGATTACAACAAGCTCAAAAAGGAATAGAAGCATTAAGGAAAAATGTGGATTCTCTCATTGTTATTAATAATGATAAATTAAGGGAATTGTATGGAAATCTTGGATTTAAAGCTGGATTTGCAAAAGCAGATGAAGTTCTTACTACTGCAGCTAAGGGAATTGCAGAAGTGATCACTCACCATTATAAACAAAATATAGATTTAAGAGATACCAGAACAGTTCTTAAAGAAAGCGGAACAGCTGTTATGGGATCCGCTATTTCTGTTGGAGAAAATAGAGCTAAAGATGCAGTGGGACAAGCCTTAGATTCTCCCTTATTGAATGATAACAAGATAACAGGAGCTAAAAATGTTCTTTTACTTATTGTTTCAGGAAGAATCGAAATTACCATAGATGAAATCGGAATCATCAGTGATTATATACAAGCAGAGGCAGGTAATAATGCTAATATTATAATGGGGATAGGGGAAGACGAAAGTTTGGAAGAAAGTATTTCAGTGACTATAGTAGCAACTGGATTTCCAACAGAAGTTCAAAGGGCTATTAATCATGAAGAAAAAAAAATATTTCATAGGTTAGAAGAACCTTATAAACAAAAATTAACGAAAATAGAGGGAATTCATTCTTATTCAAGACGAATTGGACCTATTTCTTCTAAAGAAAAGGCTTATAAAAGCAGTTTAAGAAGAACTACTTCTCCTAAGGGAAACTTGTCTTTCAATCATCAAAGAAAAAATGTTTTTAATCAATCTATTAATCATACAACCAATACTACAGTAGAAAAAAAATATCTGTTAGAAGATAATTTTGATCTTCCTATTTCTTCCGAAGAAAAAGTATTGAAAGAGAATATGAAACGTGCTCATATGCTAAAAAAAGAAAATAATCAAAATGAGGACCTTAATAATTATGAAGCTTAG
- the ftsA gene encoding cell division protein FtsA, with product MEYQDIAIGLDVGTTKIVAMVGRRNEYNKIEILGIGRSKSTGVHRGVVNNITQTIESIREAVSEAERSSGLKIKEVIVGIAGQHIRSLQHNDYITRLDFENVINQKDIQKLIDQVHKLVMLPGEEIIHVLPQEYKVDSQSEIGEPIGMYGSRLEANFHVVVGQISSIRNIGRCVKAAGLNLSGMTLEPLASAEAVLNTEEREAGVALVDIGGGTTDIAIFKDNIIRHTAVIPFGGNVITENIKTDCLIIERQAELLKIKFGSSWPGENKETEIVCIPGLRGRDPKEISLKRLSQIIHTRVCEILEQVNIEIKHYGNEEQKKRLIAGLVMTGGGSQLKHIRPLTEYITGMDVRIGYSNEHIAGGENGLISNPEYATSIGLVIKGLEDQKKYFCTEMGYRYEENNPSELFSTQLYNNKNRRFNKETYYENEDSLKKKKKTKSKSFFEIWADKFRQILNDTE from the coding sequence ATGGAATATCAAGATATAGCTATTGGTCTTGATGTGGGGACCACGAAGATTGTAGCTATGGTAGGAAGGAGAAATGAATATAATAAAATTGAGATTTTAGGCATAGGGAGATCTAAAAGTACAGGTGTACATAGAGGTGTTGTCAACAATATTACTCAGACTATTGAATCTATTCGAGAAGCCGTCTCTGAGGCTGAACGAAGTTCAGGATTAAAAATAAAAGAAGTTATTGTTGGTATTGCTGGACAACATATTAGAAGCCTACAACATAATGATTATATTACTCGATTAGATTTCGAAAATGTGATTAATCAGAAAGATATACAAAAATTAATAGATCAAGTCCATAAACTAGTTATGCTTCCAGGAGAAGAAATCATTCATGTTCTTCCACAGGAATATAAAGTCGATAGTCAATCAGAAATAGGAGAACCTATAGGAATGTATGGAAGTCGTTTAGAAGCTAATTTTCATGTAGTTGTAGGACAAATTTCTTCGATTAGAAATATTGGAAGATGTGTAAAAGCTGCAGGATTGAATTTATCTGGAATGACTTTAGAGCCTTTAGCCTCTGCAGAGGCTGTATTAAATACGGAAGAAAGGGAAGCCGGTGTCGCATTAGTAGACATAGGAGGAGGGACGACGGATATTGCTATATTTAAAGACAATATTATTCGTCACACTGCCGTTATTCCTTTTGGAGGAAATGTGATCACGGAAAATATTAAAACGGATTGTTTAATTATTGAACGACAAGCCGAATTACTCAAAATAAAATTTGGATCTTCATGGCCTGGAGAAAATAAAGAAACAGAAATTGTTTGCATTCCTGGATTAAGAGGTCGTGATCCTAAGGAAATTTCCTTGAAACGTCTTTCTCAAATTATTCATACTAGGGTATGTGAAATTTTAGAACAAGTCAATATAGAAATAAAACATTATGGAAATGAAGAACAAAAAAAACGACTTATAGCAGGACTCGTGATGACAGGAGGCGGATCTCAACTAAAACACATTCGTCCTTTAACAGAATATATTACTGGAATGGATGTCCGTATAGGTTATTCTAATGAACATATTGCTGGAGGAGAAAACGGCCTGATAAGTAATCCAGAATACGCAACGTCTATAGGTTTAGTTATAAAGGGACTTGAGGATCAGAAAAAATATTTTTGTACAGAAATGGGGTATAGATATGAGGAAAATAATCCTTCCGAATTATTCTCAACCCAATTATATAATAATAAAAATCGTAGATTCAATAAGGAAACATATTATGAGAATGAGGATTCTTTAAAAAAGAAGAAAAAAACTAAATCTAAATCTTTTTTTGAAATTTGGGCAGATAAGTTTCGTCAAATACTGAATGATACAGAATAA
- a CDS encoding cell division protein FtsQ/DivIB, with translation MDPLSKDHFVNEEIINKLLKIEKIEKKIGQLCIFTMEKKLNNYPFIKKSEVFLSVDGTLNIKILQKEPILRIKNGNKEYYLTKEAESLELSSIYSSKVLLAKGSFSKEEKKHLADLVQTINSDEFFKNQIISIKKTVPNLFVLIPKIGNHHIILGDIKDFKSKLNKLKAFYKQYLNKIDMNQYQSIDLQYKDQVVAKKR, from the coding sequence ATGGATCCCTTATCTAAGGATCATTTTGTAAATGAAGAAATTATTAATAAACTTCTAAAAATAGAAAAAATTGAAAAAAAAATCGGTCAATTATGTATATTCACAATGGAAAAAAAATTAAATAATTACCCTTTTATAAAAAAATCTGAAGTATTTCTTAGTGTAGATGGGACTCTGAATATTAAAATTTTGCAAAAAGAACCTATTTTAAGAATAAAAAATGGAAATAAAGAATATTATCTTACTAAAGAAGCGGAAAGTTTAGAACTTTCTTCTATTTATTCTTCCAAAGTTCTTTTAGCAAAAGGATCTTTTTCAAAGGAAGAAAAAAAACATTTAGCTGATTTAGTCCAAACCATAAATTCGGATGAATTCTTCAAAAACCAAATTATTAGTATAAAAAAAACGGTTCCTAACTTATTTGTTTTGATTCCTAAAATAGGAAATCATCATATTATATTAGGAGATATCAAAGATTTTAAAAGTAAATTGAATAAATTAAAAGCTTTTTATAAGCAGTATCTAAATAAAATCGATATGAATCAATATCAAAGTATTGATTTACAATATAAGGACCAAGTAGTCGCAAAAAAAAGATAA